The Persephonella atlantica genome includes a window with the following:
- the cas8a1 gene encoding type I-B CRISPR-associated protein Cas8b1/Cst1 gives MKEKIYLNDWLYNAGIVGFLKINSHLWEVKDEKIISKDENLLKISDNYIDFDRKIFDGFAKRFFDYAFNQYGRYENLIKLFEEYIEDLKFLDFEENYENLKNKYFKNQDTDFEKLQKQLPLEIFDRFKKILQGFTLLKKKLEKIPSKNEIKKDKNLLIKLLERAVQIMEKDREEFWESDVQIYLRKIYGQKSFLNRAVNKDRFEKFFNEFEKPLKDKTTKKDKKYLCISCMERPAKKNTIFDTGLSKFYGLNPDAINFVWNFNSKLPLCEICEIIYFSYFAGLTPLNKNGKTVFYFVNSDSSVEELLRQNLLFEKLLNQDTSENLLLNFFTQLILETEHRHAIYTLQNISVLELDLTNEMMPKVYSFNLSKSKAKFLKDEKNKELLQRLSRIYYKIKDEKFSVLPETVEKIINNSLDYNYLNKLTRIYLSNENKSKQYETNVRTYHLQSLNVITSKFLSKIIGGKDMPVSEKELWHIYNRGLELSQELRKKNAENKIQSISYKLLNALRVGNTNQFMDVLVRTYMAYGQEIPSSFVKAVSDKEAFYSLGYSFLNGLLGKENKEGENNE, from the coding sequence ATGAAAGAAAAAATCTACCTGAACGACTGGCTCTACAATGCTGGGATAGTTGGATTTTTGAAAATAAACAGTCATCTTTGGGAAGTAAAGGATGAAAAGATAATCTCAAAAGATGAAAATCTACTTAAAATCTCAGATAACTATATTGATTTTGATAGAAAAATATTCGACGGTTTTGCTAAAAGGTTTTTTGATTATGCTTTTAACCAGTACGGCAGATATGAAAACCTGATTAAGCTGTTTGAAGAATACATAGAAGATTTAAAATTTTTAGATTTTGAAGAAAACTACGAGAATTTAAAAAATAAGTACTTTAAAAATCAGGACACAGATTTTGAAAAATTACAAAAACAGCTTCCATTAGAGATTTTTGACAGATTTAAGAAAATTCTTCAAGGTTTTACACTTTTAAAGAAAAAATTAGAGAAAATCCCTTCAAAAAATGAGATAAAAAAAGATAAAAACCTTCTCATAAAACTTTTAGAAAGAGCAGTTCAGATAATGGAAAAAGATAGAGAAGAGTTCTGGGAAAGTGATGTTCAGATTTATTTAAGAAAAATATATGGTCAAAAAAGTTTTTTAAATAGAGCCGTGAACAAAGACAGATTTGAAAAGTTTTTTAATGAATTTGAAAAGCCTTTAAAAGACAAAACTACTAAAAAAGACAAAAAGTATCTTTGTATATCCTGCATGGAAAGACCAGCTAAGAAAAATACTATCTTTGATACAGGATTGTCAAAATTTTACGGTTTGAATCCTGATGCCATTAACTTTGTATGGAATTTTAATTCCAAACTTCCTCTATGCGAAATCTGTGAGATTATTTACTTTTCTTACTTTGCAGGGCTTACACCTTTAAACAAAAATGGGAAAACTGTTTTTTATTTTGTAAATTCAGACAGCTCTGTTGAAGAACTTCTAAGACAGAACCTGTTGTTTGAAAAATTACTAAATCAGGATACTTCAGAAAACTTGCTTCTTAACTTCTTTACACAGCTTATATTAGAAACGGAGCATAGACATGCTATTTATACACTTCAAAACATCTCTGTTCTTGAACTTGATTTAACAAATGAAATGATGCCAAAGGTTTACTCATTTAACCTTTCAAAATCAAAGGCAAAATTTCTTAAAGATGAGAAAAATAAAGAACTTTTACAAAGGCTTTCAAGAATTTATTACAAGATAAAAGATGAAAAATTTTCTGTTTTACCTGAAACAGTAGAGAAAATAATAAATAACAGCTTAGATTATAATTATCTAAATAAGCTTACCAGGATATACCTTTCAAACGAAAACAAATCAAAACAATACGAAACAAATGTCAGAACTTATCATCTTCAGTCGTTAAATGTTATTACATCAAAATTTTTATCAAAAATTATTGGAGGGAAAGATATGCCAGTTTCAGAAAAAGAACTTTGGCACATATACAACAGAGGATTAGAACTTTCACAGGAGCTAAGAAAGAAAAATGCAGAAAACAAAATTCAGTCTATATCCTATAAACTACTTAATGCTCTCAGAGTTGGGAACACTAATCAGTTTATGGATGTTTTGGTGAGAACATATATGGCTTATGGACAGGAAATACCATCATCTTTTGTAAAAGCAGTATCAGACAAAGAGGCTTTTTACTCCTTAGGATACAGCTTTTTAAATGGACTGCTTGGGAAAGAAAATAAGGAGGGTGAAAACAATGAATAA